The Edaphobacter sp. 12200R-103 genome contains a region encoding:
- a CDS encoding helix-turn-helix domain-containing protein, translating to MAQAQTAAREVMDIRQASEYLGISGDSLYRYASEGFIPAFKLGNRWRFKKSLLDAWMDEKSGAKPSAPANVSPKQKKPAGRAR from the coding sequence ATGGCACAGGCACAGACGGCAGCGCGTGAGGTGATGGACATCCGGCAGGCATCGGAGTATCTCGGCATCAGCGGAGATAGCCTTTATCGCTATGCGTCGGAAGGATTTATCCCCGCGTTCAAGCTTGGTAACCGGTGGCGGTTCAAAAAATCGCTGCTCGATGCCTGGATGGACGAAAAGAGCGGCGCCAAGCCATCTGCACCTGCCAATGTTTCTCCTAAACAAAAGAAGCCTGCAGGTCGCGCCCGCTGA
- a CDS encoding DNA-3-methyladenine glycosylase I yields MEEIVRCSWAQSDPLLSTYHDEEWGVPEYDSRALWEKLMLDGFQAGLSWLTVLRKREGFRKAFYNFDPVRVARMGEKDVSRLLNDAGIIRSRTKIEATINGAKVYLSMKERGEDLSTWVWSMAGGKPIRNTTGKVPAKTDLSERISKELRKKGFKFVGPVIVYAWLQATGIVDDHAPDCFRRTSA; encoded by the coding sequence ATGGAAGAGATCGTTCGCTGCAGCTGGGCTCAAAGTGATCCGCTGTTATCCACCTATCACGATGAGGAGTGGGGAGTACCCGAATATGACAGCCGGGCGCTCTGGGAGAAGCTGATGCTGGACGGCTTTCAGGCCGGTCTGTCCTGGCTGACCGTCCTGCGAAAGCGGGAAGGATTCCGCAAGGCCTTCTATAACTTCGACCCTGTGAGAGTCGCCCGGATGGGCGAGAAGGACGTCAGCCGGCTTCTGAACGATGCTGGCATTATCCGTTCGCGGACAAAGATCGAAGCTACGATCAACGGGGCAAAGGTCTATCTGAGCATGAAGGAGCGGGGTGAGGATCTGTCGACCTGGGTGTGGAGCATGGCTGGCGGTAAGCCCATTCGCAATACGACCGGAAAGGTGCCAGCGAAAACGGATCTCTCGGAACGCATCTCAAAGGAACTGCGGAAGAAGGGATTCAAGTTTGTCGGGCCGGTGATCGTCTATGCGTGGCTGCAGGCAACCGGCATAGTTGATGATCACGCCCCAGACTGCTTTCGCCGCACAAGTGCATAG
- a CDS encoding HAD family acid phosphatase, giving the protein MRTRPGFLAMALLTQMMLAQGPPGPPACPVEPGGRPVTLTPAHRPTAQQIRETAEKAAADSSVLVSAEPVPNFGVERYRLADYAECVGDDGCYWADLEAQTRRAEAVLDRAVASRKPNERLAAVLDIDETSLSGFCELRREDYGFFLTQMNHWMTTPEAAAPISGTLRLFNKARSEGVDVFFITGRWDELREATAHNLELAGFKGWKGLALRKGAQKQMTTVAYKSRERQKIVDAGYRIVLNMGDQWSDLNGEARGETSVKLPNPFYYLP; this is encoded by the coding sequence ATGAGGACCAGGCCCGGTTTTCTTGCAATGGCTCTGCTGACGCAGATGATGCTGGCACAAGGGCCTCCGGGACCGCCCGCTTGTCCTGTAGAACCCGGTGGCAGGCCTGTAACTCTTACGCCTGCCCATCGGCCAACAGCGCAACAGATTCGCGAAACAGCAGAGAAGGCGGCCGCAGATTCCAGCGTGCTCGTCTCTGCTGAGCCCGTTCCCAATTTCGGCGTGGAGCGTTACCGCCTTGCCGACTATGCAGAGTGTGTGGGCGATGATGGCTGCTACTGGGCCGATCTGGAGGCGCAGACCCGCCGCGCCGAGGCAGTGCTTGATCGCGCGGTCGCTTCCAGAAAGCCCAACGAGAGACTCGCTGCTGTGCTCGATATAGATGAGACATCGCTGTCCGGCTTTTGCGAGTTGAGGCGCGAGGACTACGGTTTCTTTCTCACACAGATGAACCACTGGATGACAACGCCCGAGGCGGCTGCGCCCATCTCGGGAACACTGCGACTATTCAACAAGGCGCGTAGCGAAGGAGTCGATGTCTTCTTCATCACGGGTCGATGGGATGAGTTGCGAGAGGCTACGGCTCACAACCTGGAGCTTGCCGGATTCAAAGGATGGAAGGGGCTGGCGCTACGGAAGGGAGCGCAGAAGCAGATGACTACCGTGGCCTATAAGAGCCGGGAACGACAAAAGATCGTAGATGCAGGCTACCGCATCGTATTGAACATGGGCGATCAGTGGAGCGACCTGAACGGCGAAGCGCGTGGAGAGACAAGCGTAAAGCTGCCGAATCCGTTCTACTATCTTCCTTGA
- the accC gene encoding acetyl-CoA carboxylase biotin carboxylase subunit, which produces MFRKVLIANRGEIALRVISACKELGIRTVAVYSEADRNSLHVKFADEAICIGPPRSAESYLNVPAVISAAEITDVDAIHPGYGLLSENANFAEVCRASNIKFIGPPPEVTRMMGEKSTARQTMKKAKVPILPGSDGIIASEGEALEWAKSVGYPVILKAVAGGGGRGMRICRSPEELPGLYNQASTEAAAAFGNGDLYMEKFIERPRHIEFQVLADEHGNVMSLGERECSIQRRHQKLIEEAPSLQITPKLREELGKTIKKSLESIGYWNAGTIEFLMDEDGKIYFIEMNTRIQVEHCVTEMVTGIDLVKAQLRIAAGEKLNAIVPGPVEIRGHAIECRINAEHPEKFTPSAGKITAFNVPGGNGVRVDTAQYAEGVVPPYYDSMIAKLICHGKDREEAMNKMQRALSQFVVQGIHTTIPLHQRIFADEEFRAGKFDTKFMERFLERQNDVKA; this is translated from the coding sequence ATGTTTCGGAAGGTACTGATTGCAAATCGTGGGGAGATCGCACTGCGCGTCATCAGCGCGTGCAAGGAGCTTGGGATCCGCACGGTTGCGGTTTACAGCGAGGCCGATAGAAATTCGCTGCACGTAAAGTTTGCCGATGAGGCTATCTGCATCGGACCTCCGCGTTCGGCGGAAAGCTATCTGAATGTGCCTGCGGTCATCTCGGCCGCTGAGATCACCGATGTGGACGCAATCCACCCGGGTTATGGCCTGTTGAGCGAAAATGCCAACTTCGCCGAGGTATGCCGCGCCTCGAACATCAAGTTCATCGGGCCTCCCCCCGAGGTCACGCGCATGATGGGCGAGAAGTCTACGGCGCGCCAGACGATGAAGAAAGCCAAGGTCCCCATTCTTCCCGGCTCCGATGGCATCATCGCCAGCGAGGGCGAGGCATTGGAGTGGGCGAAGAGCGTCGGTTACCCCGTCATCCTCAAGGCCGTCGCAGGTGGCGGAGGACGCGGCATGCGCATCTGCCGCAGCCCCGAGGAACTACCCGGGCTATATAACCAGGCATCCACGGAAGCTGCTGCTGCGTTCGGCAATGGCGATCTCTACATGGAGAAGTTCATCGAGCGTCCGCGCCACATCGAATTCCAGGTGCTGGCCGATGAGCACGGCAACGTAATGAGCCTGGGCGAGCGTGAGTGCTCCATTCAGCGTCGCCATCAGAAGCTCATCGAGGAGGCGCCAAGTCTGCAGATCACCCCGAAGCTCCGCGAGGAGCTGGGCAAGACCATCAAGAAGTCTCTCGAAAGTATCGGCTACTGGAATGCAGGCACGATCGAATTCCTGATGGACGAGGATGGCAAGATCTACTTCATTGAGATGAACACCCGTATCCAGGTGGAGCATTGCGTCACCGAGATGGTGACCGGGATTGATCTGGTGAAGGCGCAGCTTCGTATCGCAGCCGGTGAAAAGCTCAACGCCATCGTTCCCGGCCCGGTCGAGATTCGCGGCCATGCGATCGAGTGCCGCATCAATGCGGAGCATCCTGAGAAGTTCACCCCCAGTGCGGGCAAGATCACAGCCTTCAACGTGCCGGGCGGCAATGGCGTTCGCGTTGATACCGCGCAATACGCCGAGGGTGTCGTCCCTCCGTACTATGACTCCATGATCGCCAAGCTCATCTGCCACGGTAAGGATCGCGAGGAGGCCATGAACAAGATGCAGCGTGCCTTGAGCCAGTTCGTCGTGCAGGGAATCCACACGACCATCCCGCTGCATCAGCGTATCTTCGCCGATGAGGAGTTTCGCGCCGGTAAGTTCGATACGAAGTTTATGGAACGGTTTCTGGAGCGCCAGAACGACGTGAAGGCTTGA
- a CDS encoding TetR/AcrR family transcriptional regulator, producing the protein MAEAGRATTTATGPGSDKYQRILDAAVEIIAERGYFNSPVSAIAKRAGVADGTIYLYFKSKDDVLRTAIDSTFGIFFNRVEERFRMLSDPREQLEYIAQVHLESHSINRSMTILMQTEMRQSAQFLARFSHHHLVRYIQMVREVIRQGQEQKIFRQDISDGVVAHCMFGAIDELLSSAVFTGRTYDARATARQVIDVLLHGISAREDRVAQSGSVS; encoded by the coding sequence GTGGCTGAGGCGGGGAGGGCGACCACCACTGCAACCGGACCCGGCAGCGATAAGTACCAGCGCATTCTCGACGCTGCGGTTGAGATAATCGCCGAGCGGGGGTATTTCAACTCGCCCGTCAGCGCCATCGCCAAGCGAGCTGGAGTGGCGGACGGAACCATTTATCTCTACTTCAAGAGCAAGGACGACGTTCTGCGCACGGCGATCGACAGCACCTTCGGTATTTTTTTCAACCGGGTGGAGGAGCGATTCCGGATGCTGTCTGATCCCCGCGAGCAACTGGAGTACATTGCCCAGGTGCACCTGGAGAGTCACAGCATCAATCGCAGCATGACGATCCTGATGCAGACGGAGATGCGCCAGAGCGCGCAGTTTCTCGCCCGGTTCTCCCATCATCATCTCGTGCGGTATATCCAGATGGTGCGCGAGGTGATTCGTCAAGGGCAGGAGCAGAAGATCTTCCGGCAGGACATCTCCGATGGCGTTGTGGCGCATTGCATGTTCGGAGCAATCGATGAGCTCTTGAGTTCCGCAGTCTTTACCGGGCGTACGTACGATGCCAGGGCAACCGCCCGCCAGGTCATCGATGTGTTACTGCATGGAATATCCGCTCGCGAGGATAGAGTGGCACAGTCTGGGAGCGTGTCATGA
- a CDS encoding 6-phosphofructokinase, translated as MRVGMLTGGGDCPGLNAVIRGAVRKGILHHGDEFVGFMEGWRGVIENTTMPLNLETTSGILHRGGTILRSSRTNVKKIPGGFEKCLETIEKNKLDALIALGGDDTQSISLALSERGVKCVGVPKTIDNDLSGTDQCFGFDTAVSIATEAIDRLHSTAESHNRVLVVEVMGRDAGWIAITSGIAGGADAILVPELPIDLDEVCRLLKYRHDHGKKFSIVVVAEGAHLPAGGQSTHDTSLDAFGHARLSGVAQALAEEIEKRTKYETRSVNLGHTQRGGTPTAYDRMLATRYGVAAIDLVHQGKFGRLVVLKGTQISDIPLADAIAKTRTVGEDLLEVMRSLQPPVGAV; from the coding sequence ATGCGTGTTGGAATGTTGACGGGCGGGGGTGACTGCCCAGGCCTGAACGCTGTAATTCGTGGTGCTGTACGGAAGGGAATTCTGCATCACGGTGACGAGTTTGTAGGATTCATGGAGGGATGGCGCGGTGTGATCGAAAATACGACCATGCCTCTCAATCTTGAGACGACCTCAGGAATCCTGCACAGAGGTGGAACCATCCTTCGCTCGTCGCGAACCAATGTGAAGAAGATTCCGGGAGGCTTTGAAAAGTGCCTGGAGACGATTGAGAAGAACAAGCTGGATGCCCTGATTGCGCTCGGGGGCGATGATACCCAGTCCATCTCCCTGGCTCTCAGTGAGCGCGGCGTAAAGTGCGTCGGTGTTCCCAAGACGATTGACAACGATCTCAGCGGCACCGATCAGTGCTTTGGCTTCGATACCGCGGTCAGCATCGCGACCGAAGCCATCGATCGCCTGCACTCCACTGCCGAGTCGCACAATCGCGTACTCGTCGTTGAGGTGATGGGGCGTGACGCCGGATGGATTGCCATTACTTCGGGAATCGCTGGTGGGGCAGACGCCATTCTTGTTCCCGAGCTGCCGATCGACCTCGACGAGGTATGCCGGCTTCTGAAGTACCGTCACGACCACGGCAAGAAGTTCTCCATCGTCGTCGTGGCCGAGGGCGCTCATCTGCCTGCGGGCGGGCAGTCAACCCACGACACCTCCCTCGATGCCTTCGGTCATGCCCGCCTCAGTGGAGTCGCACAGGCGCTCGCAGAGGAGATTGAGAAGCGCACGAAGTACGAAACACGTAGCGTGAACCTTGGGCACACGCAGCGCGGTGGTACTCCTACGGCCTACGATCGCATGCTGGCGACCCGTTATGGTGTGGCGGCCATCGACCTGGTCCATCAGGGCAAGTTCGGGCGCCTGGTCGTCCTCAAGGGAACCCAGATATCTGATATTCCGCTGGCAGACGCCATCGCCAAGACGCGCACGGTCGGCGAGGATCTGCTGGAGGTTATGCGGAGCCTTCAGCCCCCTGTTGGGGCTGTTTAA
- a CDS encoding MBL fold metallo-hydrolase, which yields MESIEATEAERSGTLLRRAVQQRRRFMNPLPTTVGGWETMRKALPLYFINKEEKYPRTPPGPFHTDPAIYSSPPASGLRITWMGHSSTLVEIDGKRILLDPVWDQRASPFRWAGPRRFFPAPLKLDQLPKLDVVLISHDHYDHLGESTIRKLACLNTMRETEWVTSLGVGAILEEYGVKRRRITELDWTERCGDASMEIIALPSRHFSGRSLFNRCETLWSSFVLKGAGRNVYFGADSGWWSGFAEIGAEYGPFDLTMLEIGAFHELWSDIHLGPAGAVQAFEALGGNGLLMPIHWGLFDLALHGWKQPIERLCEIAAEKQIPLWIPAPGMPTEVVGRTPLSSQWWR from the coding sequence ATGGAATCCATTGAAGCCACGGAGGCGGAACGGTCAGGCACGCTTCTTCGGCGTGCCGTACAGCAGAGAAGACGTTTTATGAATCCGCTGCCAACGACGGTTGGTGGCTGGGAGACGATGCGGAAGGCGCTTCCACTGTATTTCATAAACAAGGAAGAAAAGTATCCTCGAACTCCGCCGGGACCGTTTCATACTGATCCCGCTATCTATTCCAGCCCCCCGGCAAGTGGTCTCCGGATCACGTGGATGGGGCACTCTTCCACCTTGGTGGAGATCGACGGCAAACGCATTCTGCTCGACCCCGTATGGGATCAAAGAGCCTCTCCTTTCCGATGGGCCGGTCCGCGTCGATTCTTTCCCGCTCCACTAAAGCTCGATCAGCTTCCGAAACTCGATGTCGTTCTCATTTCTCATGACCACTACGATCATTTGGGAGAATCGACGATCCGAAAGCTGGCATGCCTGAATACGATGCGCGAGACCGAGTGGGTCACGTCCCTGGGTGTTGGAGCCATCCTTGAGGAGTACGGCGTCAAGCGCCGGCGCATCACGGAGCTCGATTGGACGGAGCGATGTGGGGACGCCTCGATGGAAATCATTGCGTTGCCCTCGCGGCACTTCTCAGGACGAAGCCTCTTCAACCGCTGCGAGACGTTGTGGTCATCCTTTGTCCTGAAAGGAGCTGGCCGTAACGTCTATTTCGGTGCAGACTCCGGCTGGTGGTCCGGATTTGCAGAAATTGGAGCCGAGTACGGTCCGTTCGACTTGACGATGCTCGAGATCGGAGCCTTCCACGAGCTGTGGAGTGACATACATCTTGGCCCCGCAGGAGCGGTCCAGGCGTTCGAAGCTCTTGGCGGCAATGGCCTGCTGATGCCGATCCACTGGGGCCTTTTCGATCTTGCTTTGCACGGATGGAAGCAGCCCATTGAGCGGCTCTGCGAGATTGCAGCAGAGAAACAGATTCCCCTCTGGATTCCTGCACCTGGCATGCCGACTGAGGTTGTCGGAAGGACACCGCTGTCCTCACAATGGTGGCGTTAA
- a CDS encoding metallophosphoesterase, with protein sequence MSVSPEGTSRSRISRRHFILGSGVAAAGLALYSGEIARHDLDIVNTTIRIANLPSAFYGFRVAQISDIHLDEFTEPFFLEHAVHRVNQLAPDLVLVTGDFVTRGSLTFLDSRHAAYRCAEILSTLKAPQVYTILGNHDVGVSAPLVIGALRSQKIPVLVNEHVPIERAGARLWLCGTDDAGTSHPDLDLTIPDRPDGPVLLMVHEPDYVDTVLQHPKGKLADLMLSGHSHGGQVRIPFYGPLILPPMGQKYVMGHFTFGSLQLYVNRGLGAVGLPFRFDCPPELTIHTLQTA encoded by the coding sequence ATGTCCGTTTCGCCGGAGGGCACCTCGCGGTCTCGCATCTCACGCCGTCATTTCATTCTTGGTTCCGGCGTAGCTGCCGCGGGGCTGGCTCTGTACTCCGGAGAGATCGCGCGTCACGATCTCGATATCGTCAACACAACCATCAGGATTGCGAATCTCCCCTCGGCATTTTATGGCTTCCGCGTCGCACAGATCTCGGACATTCATCTGGATGAATTCACCGAACCGTTCTTTCTGGAGCATGCCGTCCATCGCGTCAATCAACTGGCTCCCGACCTTGTACTGGTCACCGGAGACTTTGTCACCCGCGGATCGCTGACCTTTCTCGACAGCCGTCACGCAGCGTACCGCTGCGCAGAGATCCTCAGTACATTGAAGGCTCCTCAGGTCTACACCATTCTGGGGAATCACGATGTCGGGGTCAGTGCTCCGCTGGTGATCGGAGCACTACGGTCCCAGAAGATTCCCGTGCTGGTAAATGAACATGTCCCGATCGAACGGGCAGGAGCACGGCTGTGGCTCTGCGGAACGGATGATGCCGGGACAAGCCATCCTGACCTCGACCTGACGATTCCGGACAGGCCGGATGGCCCCGTTTTATTGATGGTGCATGAGCCGGACTATGTGGATACGGTCCTGCAGCACCCGAAGGGCAAGCTGGCCGACCTGATGCTGTCTGGACACTCGCACGGCGGACAGGTGCGAATTCCCTTCTACGGCCCGCTGATCCTTCCGCCAATGGGACAGAAGTATGTCATGGGGCACTTCACATTCGGCTCTTTACAGCTGTATGTAAACCGCGGGCTGGGAGCAGTCGGCCTTCCCTTCCGGTTCGATTGCCCGCCGGAGCTCACCATCCATACGCTGCAAACTGCATAG
- a CDS encoding Xaa-Pro peptidase family protein, giving the protein MNYKARKRAASQWMKRSGLDALLITHLPDVRYLCGFTGSNAALVLTGGKSVLFTDGRYIQQAKEEAGGTKVVIEKKSAVTAACEWVADSGVASCGFDASITTVAALEGMRKAIPAKVRRRLFVASDAPVATLRQVKDEDEIQKLRQAAKLGCSLFDGMLEYLRPGLTEIDVAATLEYRARQAGAEAMSFETIVASGPRSAMPHGRASTAKLPRRGFVTLDFGVVLDGYMSDMTRTVHLGKAQPEERDVYDAVLEAQEAAVAAVAPGVSAGEIDEAARSVLRRAGLDRWFTHSTGHGVGLEIHELPRLAAKQTQKLEPGMVITIEPGVYMPGKFGLRIEDMVLVTSEGHEILTPSVKAWIEL; this is encoded by the coding sequence ATGAACTATAAGGCGCGAAAGAGAGCAGCGAGCCAGTGGATGAAACGTTCCGGGCTGGATGCTCTGCTCATCACGCATCTGCCGGATGTGCGCTATCTCTGCGGCTTCACCGGCTCCAATGCAGCCCTGGTCCTCACTGGAGGTAAGTCGGTCCTGTTTACGGATGGCCGCTATATCCAGCAGGCAAAGGAAGAGGCGGGTGGAACCAAGGTTGTCATTGAAAAGAAATCCGCCGTCACGGCGGCGTGCGAGTGGGTTGCTGACTCCGGGGTTGCTTCCTGCGGCTTCGATGCCTCGATCACAACGGTCGCTGCACTGGAAGGCATGCGTAAGGCAATTCCAGCCAAGGTGCGGCGCAGACTCTTTGTCGCATCGGATGCTCCGGTGGCGACTCTGCGGCAGGTCAAGGATGAAGATGAGATCCAGAAGCTTCGGCAGGCTGCGAAGCTGGGATGCAGTCTCTTCGACGGAATGCTGGAGTATCTCCGGCCCGGCCTGACGGAGATCGATGTCGCCGCCACCCTCGAATACCGCGCGCGTCAGGCCGGCGCCGAGGCCATGTCCTTTGAAACGATTGTAGCCAGCGGACCGCGCAGTGCCATGCCGCACGGTCGGGCAAGCACGGCAAAGCTGCCCCGTCGTGGCTTCGTAACGCTCGACTTCGGTGTTGTGCTGGATGGCTATATGAGCGACATGACGCGCACCGTGCATCTCGGCAAGGCGCAGCCCGAGGAGAGAGACGTGTATGATGCGGTTCTGGAGGCGCAGGAGGCAGCGGTCGCTGCGGTCGCTCCCGGGGTCTCTGCGGGCGAGATCGACGAAGCCGCACGAAGCGTGCTTCGCCGCGCTGGACTCGACCGGTGGTTCACCCATTCCACGGGCCACGGCGTAGGATTGGAGATTCACGAACTGCCCAGGCTGGCTGCAAAGCAGACGCAGAAGCTTGAGCCCGGAATGGTAATTACGATTGAGCCGGGGGTTTATATGCCCGGAAAGTTCGGCCTCAGAATTGAGGATATGGTCCTGGTAACGTCAGAAGGGCACGAGATCCTGACGCCAAGCGTGAAAGCCTGGATCGAGCTGTAA
- a CDS encoding long-chain fatty acid--CoA ligase, with product MFDLQTLNDVLVRATGRGDRVVMMAQESPTQWSSITSDQLYGRVRSLADALMTWGIGKGDRVALLCENRWEWPVVDFAVLAIGAVDIPLYPTLTPDQIGYMLRDSGARAIFVSTQEQFQKICEAGELPDLEHVVVMDPGSYEGATAFSELMKDAAGRQQRDAAFDAMLQNVQPEDLATIIYTSGTTGEPKGVMLTHGNLASNLNYSTGPLGLGEEDVSISFLPLSHVTARHLDYALLCHGTKLAYCVKFEQLAEAMKIVRPTIFVAVPRVYEKIRQAVEAKSAASPLKHRIFQWAFAVGKQHRAEIITDRRPGGLAWKLAHKLVFSKIAEAFGGRTRIFIAGGAPLGIDTGGWFADAGISILEGYGLTETSPVIALNYPDANKISTVGRSLENVQCRFAEDGELEVKGPSVFVGYWNKADQTREAFTADGWFRTGDIGNQDAEGFLSITDRKKELLKTSGGKLIAPQPIENKLKANTLVGNAAMVGDKHKFACVLISPNVAALKSWASGQGVTVDDMESLAKDPKVVKAYEEIVGRVNQGLAHFESIKRVCVVPDEWSVETDELTPSLKLKRRVIEKKYAKQIEEFYADEATSRA from the coding sequence ATGTTTGATCTGCAAACGTTGAATGATGTTCTGGTCCGGGCCACGGGGCGCGGCGATCGTGTCGTGATGATGGCGCAGGAGTCACCCACGCAGTGGTCCTCCATCACATCGGACCAGTTGTATGGCCGTGTCCGTTCTTTGGCCGATGCCCTCATGACCTGGGGGATTGGAAAGGGAGATCGCGTGGCCCTGCTGTGCGAAAACCGATGGGAGTGGCCTGTGGTCGATTTCGCGGTACTCGCCATTGGAGCGGTTGATATTCCTCTGTATCCCACGCTTACACCGGATCAGATCGGCTACATGCTTCGCGATTCAGGAGCCCGGGCGATCTTCGTCTCAACCCAGGAGCAGTTTCAGAAGATCTGCGAGGCGGGGGAACTGCCCGACCTTGAGCATGTGGTGGTGATGGACCCCGGAAGCTACGAAGGAGCGACGGCCTTCTCCGAGCTGATGAAGGATGCTGCCGGAAGGCAGCAGAGGGATGCCGCCTTCGACGCCATGCTGCAGAACGTCCAGCCAGAGGACCTGGCAACCATCATCTATACCTCGGGCACGACGGGCGAACCCAAGGGAGTCATGTTGACCCACGGAAACCTTGCGAGCAATCTGAATTATTCCACCGGCCCGCTTGGACTGGGGGAAGAGGATGTCAGCATCTCCTTCCTGCCGCTGTCGCACGTAACAGCGCGCCACCTGGACTACGCTCTGCTGTGCCATGGCACGAAGCTTGCCTACTGCGTGAAGTTCGAGCAGCTTGCGGAGGCGATGAAGATCGTGCGTCCTACCATCTTCGTCGCCGTACCACGCGTCTATGAGAAGATTCGCCAGGCCGTCGAGGCGAAGTCTGCCGCATCCCCGTTGAAGCACAGGATCTTCCAGTGGGCTTTTGCCGTGGGCAAGCAGCACAGGGCGGAGATTATCACCGACAGAAGGCCGGGAGGACTTGCATGGAAGCTGGCCCACAAGCTCGTCTTCAGCAAGATTGCCGAGGCCTTTGGCGGTCGCACGCGGATCTTTATCGCAGGTGGAGCTCCGCTCGGGATCGACACGGGAGGGTGGTTCGCCGATGCCGGCATCTCCATCCTCGAAGGCTACGGACTCACGGAGACCTCGCCTGTAATCGCATTGAACTATCCCGACGCTAACAAGATCAGCACGGTTGGTAGATCGCTCGAAAACGTACAGTGCAGGTTCGCTGAAGACGGAGAGCTCGAGGTGAAAGGACCGTCTGTCTTTGTCGGCTATTGGAACAAGGCCGATCAGACGCGTGAGGCCTTTACGGCGGATGGCTGGTTCAGGACAGGAGATATTGGAAACCAGGATGCCGAGGGATTTCTCTCAATCACCGATCGTAAGAAAGAGCTGCTAAAGACCAGCGGAGGCAAGCTGATCGCACCCCAGCCCATCGAGAACAAGCTGAAGGCCAACACGCTGGTGGGCAATGCAGCCATGGTGGGCGACAAGCATAAATTTGCCTGCGTATTGATCTCACCGAACGTTGCCGCTCTCAAAAGCTGGGCCAGCGGACAAGGGGTAACTGTCGATGACATGGAATCACTGGCCAAAGACCCAAAGGTCGTCAAGGCCTATGAAGAGATCGTGGGTCGTGTCAATCAAGGTCTGGCCCACTTCGAGAGCATCAAACGCGTATGCGTCGTTCCAGACGAGTGGAGCGTAGAGACGGACGAGCTGACTCCTAGCCTGAAGTTGAAACGCCGCGTGATTGAGAAGAAGTATGCAAAGCAGATTGAGGAGTTTTACGCGGATGAGGCGACCTCCCGGGCATAG
- the accB gene encoding acetyl-CoA carboxylase biotin carboxyl carrier protein, with product MDGTKMQELRELVEFLKANEIAEFDMEQPDLKVRIKFAGEPAPAAASGAFDLAQLSRLVSSAPGSVPASPAATAHPASLGAAPDTSAPAEKLHEVKSPIVGTFYESPAPGAPSFVQIGDQVEAGQVLCIVEAMKLMNEIESDIAGEVVRRIANSGQPVEYGQPLFEIRPR from the coding sequence ATGGACGGAACAAAGATGCAGGAGCTTCGCGAGCTGGTGGAGTTTCTCAAGGCCAACGAGATCGCCGAGTTCGACATGGAGCAGCCCGATCTGAAGGTGCGGATCAAGTTTGCGGGTGAGCCGGCGCCGGCAGCGGCCTCGGGAGCTTTCGACCTGGCACAGTTGAGCCGGCTGGTTTCATCGGCCCCTGGTTCTGTTCCTGCCTCTCCGGCAGCTACAGCCCATCCTGCCAGCCTTGGCGCTGCACCGGATACCTCTGCTCCGGCAGAGAAGCTGCACGAGGTCAAGTCGCCGATCGTCGGAACCTTCTACGAGTCACCCGCCCCCGGCGCGCCTTCGTTCGTTCAGATTGGCGATCAGGTCGAGGCCGGACAGGTGCTCTGCATCGTCGAAGCGATGAAGCTGATGAACGAGATCGAGTCCGATATTGCCGGCGAGGTCGTTCGCAGGATCGCCAACAGCGGTCAACCCGTAGAGTACGGACAGCCGCTCTTTGAGATTCGGCCGCGGTAA